TTTGCTCGAAAAGTTTATAAACAAATAGTAAAAGATGGCTTAAAAGAGAAAAGGAAGAATGAAAAGCGATTTGACTCCCGACTCCCTTTCGAGATCCTTTTTACTTCTTAGCCTGACGGCTATGTCATCTCTGAACCTGTAGCGTTGTACGTCGGCTTGCCCGGACGTGAAAAAATGAATATTACCCCATTGACAACTAATTGTATCAGATTTGTTGACCATTGTCTATTACTTTAGAGATGAACTCAAAGGAGCATATACACTCTGTCCATCATCTACTTAAATCCTTACCGGAATTACATCTTCTTTGCTGCCAATTTCTGTGCTACTAATTTCCATCAACTGGATCTGGCTCATGAACTCTACTACGACATCGCGGAGATGCACCCTTTGATCGACAGACCCAACAGAATGCCCAGGCATTTATAGGAATAATTGTAGAAAGTCGCATCTGTGATGCCCATGGTCTCATATAGACGTTAGACGTTCCGACAGACTTCTCTGACTGAGATTCCTGCTAGTCGCCCAGATGCTTGGCTTGAGTCAAGGTTAGAACCGATGTTACAGCATCTCTGCGATGTCGTAGTAGGTTGCAATCTACGCCTCGGGAAACTTACTTTTTCATGGCTATTTTTTTAGTTAATTGAAACTAGGTAAAATCACCGATCTTTTCTACTTCACTATGGTCCACTTCACTACGGTCCACTTTTACAGGGGCAGTCAAGTGTTCATTAGAAGTAAATCTGTATGAGGTAACTGGATTTGGAAGCCCCCGACGTGAGAAGTGTGATTTACTCCCTGCCGACACGAATACTGATATTATGAAATGCTTTTATGGCACCATTGGGGGTATATAGACTAAAGGCTTCGTAAGTATTATTTTCTTGGAATAGGATTTTGTCTTCATAAAAGAAGGTCGGCGATACAACTCTATCAAAGCTATATGTAAAAATGAGTTTCCCACTCCTTTCATGTAGTCCAATATTATATGTTGGTTTGCTTTGAAACATACCCGTATAAGGAGGTGCATAGAGGTACATGTTCAGTTCTCCTGAAAACAAGAAATTTCCGCCTGGAAGACTCGTGTTTTTTAGCAAAGTACCCGATGTCCAATGAGTACCTAATGTATCGAAGGCAATGTACTCACCTGCTGTGTTTATTTTGAAAACGCTAGATGATGAATATATCAATTGATCACCGAAGAAATTAACTGCCAGCCTTTTATCTGAAAGAGTCCATTGTTTTATGAAGTCTGTATTATATGACTCTACAGTACCATTTCTGAGGAGCACAATAAATCTATCTCCATGAGTTGAAACGATGTCGGAGATCTCTGACTGAAAATTTAACGAACACATTTTTTTTAGATCATGAGAAAATATTTGAATAGTAGAGTCATAGTAAAGAATAAATTTGCTTGTGTTTTTCAAAAATAAAATATGCTGTTGGATGCTTTTAGGTAAAAGATCCTGATGGGTAAGCACATTACATTTTGAATTTAACAGATAGATGCCTTTAAGTGTGGCTACAATAACTGAATCTTTGCCGGGAATTGCGGACACATTTAAAATTGAAGAATCCAGTGTAATCGAATTGATAAGCCCATTGGTTTCAAAGGTCTGGAAAAGATCGTAATCGTCGTTCCACGATGCAAAGCAGTTCCCCTTATTGATTGGAACAATCTGACTTTGACACTCTGAGCTGAAAAGGTGATTTCTATTTTTGAGATTAAACGTATAAAAAGATTTTTCCCGCGATGTCAATAGAAGCATCCCTGTTAATTCATCGATTGTAGCACCAGAGAAATTGTAGTCCTTTTCTAGCAGCAATTGGATGGCAAGATTGTCATCGAACAAATATCCCTTTCCGTCAACGTCCTCGATTAAAAATAAGGTTCTCCGTTCTGATTCTTTAACCGAAACCAAATTTTGACGCATTTCCTTTCTTCTAAGAAGGTCCAAGTTTTCGTCTAAAACTTCTATGCTATTCTTTTTTATCAAAATCATCATTTTTGTAGAATCGATGAATGCTCCGTCGAGGATGTCTGAACTCAATCCTATCTGCTTAGGACCTTTTTGCGTCAACGAAAAAAGAAACACACTATCTTTGAATGGTTTATAAAAAAAGGCTTTGCCATCTCTGGCATAGTGAAAAACCGGAAAATCATTTGCTATCGGCCCTTTGGTAAGATCAACCGGCCCATCTGGTGAGTTTTCTTCGGGCCGGAGTCGATGTTGCGAAGCGACACCTAACTTGTTATTGTAAATCACCAGAAACTCAGTGTCATAAAAATATAACTCATCTGTTTCATTATTATGATATACATTAAAACTTGAGATTGTGTCAATCGATAAGGTATCATGCTTTATGATTTGTCCGTGGATGTCGAGGCAGCTGATAATTATTGAGTTGTATTCCGCCGCGGAAGCATTTTCTGTTGTCACTATTAGAAATTGTGAAGAACTTGTCGAGTAATCAACGTAGTGTACACTGCGACTTCTGAGGATACTATTGAAACCCGCATCATTTTCCGAAAGGACGAGATTTTTATTTGCATCAAATATTTTCAATGGGCCCCGAAAGATGTAGTAGTAGAACCAGGATGTGTTTCCCACAAAGCCAGCATGCTGGATGATTCCCTCGGTTTTAAATTCTGTTTTAGTTAGATTTGCATCCCAGTAGACGAGCATTGAATCGGCAGTCGTAAGTAGGGCTCCAGTAGCGTTATCACGATAGATTCCTCTCGCTGTGCTACCCGACAGATAAAGAATATCCTGAGCAAAGGGTGAAATGAAGCAAGGGCTCAAGTTAAGTAACTTTACGATGTTATTCATCACCCCGGCTTGATTGGGATCTAATGAGTACGCTTCTTTTAGGATTAGAAGTTTTTCACTTGGTGAATTACCATCAATAGAAGAGTTCAAAAGCGCAGCCTGTGCAGTCAAGTTAGTCTTGTAGTTAATGAAGGCTACTGCTCCAAAACTGAGAAGTAGGACCATCGTTATTATACTTACGGCCAGTCGTTGAGTTCTAATTTGCTGAAAACTGCGAGCAAGGAATAATGACTCCTTTTTTGTAAGAAAGGTATCTTCGAAGCTTTTTGGAGATGGAACGCCTGCAAAAAATACATTTGTTAAAATTTTGTGGAACAGATCTGGTTTTCGTATAGTATTTAAATCATCTATTATGACTGAAAGATGCTGGCCCTTTTTCCATAGGGTATTTGTCTTTCTTTTTGAAGAAAAGTCCCAACTGCGTACATCTTCTGCTAAGCGCTTATAAGTTTCAACCTTTTCTTTGCTCTCTGCTATCCATTGAACTAAATGGCTCCACGAAGTGACTACATAGTCATGTGCTGGCTCGTAATAGATTCTTTCTTGAGTTTGCCTTAACACATTCGCATTCGTACTAATCAATCTTGAATCTAGAAGTTTCTCTAGTAATTCCTTCGCTCTTTTCCGCTTACTGTCACTTACAAAATCAAGATCAGAATCATATGCTTTTTTCTTTGAGACAACAGAATCAGTGATGGAAACCATTCTGATGAGTATGTTCTTCAATACTTCCTTGCTTTGCGAATCCAGTTTGGTGTCAAATCTTGCCATTATTTTTCCCAACGTTCCTGTGACCCCACCAAGATCAAGATATATTTGTTCTGGCAAAAGCCGTTCACCCGTATTTGCAACAGATTGAATGTACCATTCTTCTAATGCGTAGGACAGTAAGGGCAAACTGCTTTGTGATTGAAATGCTTCATCCACAATCCTGCTTATAAATTTATTGTCTGCGATATCGTTATTTTCGATAGATTTAATCTGGATGGCATATTGGGATGCTGGTTGAACAATTGCAGCTTCAATTTCATCTCGTTGGAATGGAGGAACAATGTATCGATCATATTTCTTAAAAACTTCGTTAAGGAGGTCTTCTATTTGTACCTCTAAGTCAATTCTAACACCAATCAGAAACTTAGCGGATGGGAATTCATTGATTATATGTTGAATGAGTTGAGTCCAAACCAACTGCTCTGAAGCATCACATACCTGGGTAATTTCTTCGAATTGATCGATGAAAAGAATTATTTTTCCAGCCCCTGTGATAGCCGAAAGTATTTCCTCCCTAATGTCTGGATTATCTTTTATCCTACCAGGGTGTGTGGAGACAAAACAGGAAAAGTCATTCATTACACGTGGTTTCAATCCGGCGTTAATCAATGAAGATTTTCCAATTCCGGAAGCACCGGTTACTACGATAACACGATTTGATGAGTTTTTGAGTTTAGTTACCAATATGTCGATAACTCGATCTCTTCCAAAAAACAGGTGGGCATCCGAGGACGAATATGCTGATAGTCCCCTGTAGGGATTGTCACCACTAAGATCAGGCAAAGATGCTAATGCACCAGGGCGCACAAAAATAAACTGCCCTTTTTTGTGTTGCTTTAGTTGAAAGTAGGATGGGGATTGAACATGCTCGACCCCATGCTTTTCGAGATACCGATTTAATTGTGTTTCTAAACAATGATACAGTCCAATAGTTGTTATGATTCCATCTGGAAAAATCACCTTGTCGTAAGGTGATTTTTCCAGAATACTGATCAATATTTCAGCAAATGGAGAGTTGTGCTCTTCGACATTGTCTCGATATCCTAATCGCAAGATTCGATCAATAGCTTTTTCGTTAGCAGAACAGGATGTTATGACTTGCCAGGAGACATCGTTTACATAGCGATCAAACTTCTGGCGATACAACTTCCTTACTATTTCTTCTCCAATGCCGCGGTACCTCTCAGCAGCCCATCTAACGGTCCCGGCAAAACAACAATCAAGGATGAGCAAAAAATGCCGACATGTCAGATGAGAAAACTGTTCCATAAGCCAGTCCATGTCGATAAAACTGTCGACAGTCCCTGCTGCGTCAACGGGCAATAGAAATCCCTTAGGCTGTTCCCCCTCGTGTGCTACTCCGTGCCCGGCAAAGTAGAACAGTACCCGTTCGTTTGTTGAAACGTCACGCCTCATTTCTTCAATCAGGGCCTCGAACTCAGTCTTGTTAACATCTATTCTTGTGACAATGTCTTCACGTAGGAACTCGTGTTTGGTCAAGGCTGCCGCGAGCTTTTTTATATCGTTTGCAGGTGTGTAAAGACGTGACTCAGTATAATTTTCGACGCCGACCAAATAGGCTTTGCTTTTTGAAAAATAATCTGCTAATTGAGACATGGTAACGCGATTCAGAATGCGTGTCGATTAATTACAAGTTAAAAAGAATGCTCCAGAAATACAGCTTCGAATTCTGTAATTATTCATTGCCGGTCTTCTACGATCCTGAGCCTAGTCCCATAGTGCTCACAATGCTAGTTGCCGGTAATAATAGCTACTAGTCAATGCTCAAGCTATCAAATGAAATTTATCGGTATTTGTATTGGGCTATTTGTTGATCGGAATAAAATGATAAAGCTGATTGTGGTGAATCTGATCAATATTGCTTAACTGAATTTTGGATATAGTTTCCCGCATAATTAACTTAAAGCAACTTCTGAACCTTTTCACTTATTGATCATAACCTTATTAAGAGCCCAGCATTGCTATTGAAGGCAACAATGGGTGGTGCCACAAAAAATGCCAACTCTCCACGCACTCCTTGTAGGTATCAATGGATACCCAGTCAAGCCACTTCAAGGCTGTATCAATGATGTTAATGCGGTAAAGAAATACCTGATCGACTCAACCACCGCTGTCGGCATTCCTTTAAAGCTGAAGATACTGACTGACAACGAAGAAGTCAAACCGACGCGTGATAATCTTATTAGTTCTTTTGCTTGCTTTAAAGACGCTGAAGATGATGACGTATGTCTGTTTTATTATAGTGGTCATGGATCGTTTTCGCCTGCGCCGCCAGAATTCTGGACAGAGACCGACGGCTTAAATGAATCACTGGTTTGCATTGATAGCCGGCAGTCTGGCGGACGTGATTTGATGGATAAAGAGCTTAGCGTGTTGATCTGGCAAGCTATGATTGGGAAACCGAATGTAACTTTTGTCGTTATTACCGACTGTTGCCATTCTGGAACTATCACAAAAAACATCTTTGATAGTGATGTTGTCGAAAGAATGGCTTCCCCCAATACTATTCCTCAGACTTTCAATGAATACTATGGATACGACCTTATCATTGAGGGGCAACATGCATTTGAAAAGTCAGTAGGCCAGAGTGGCAGGGAGCAATACAACGTTGCGCGTGGACGACATATTCATCTGGGAGCATCGAGAGACCACCAGACGTCAAAAGAACTAAAAATCGAGGGTGAGCAAAGAGGGGTATTTACTTACTCATTGATCAAAGAGCTGACACGATGTGAAGGCCGCATCAGTTATCGCGAATTGATTGATCTTGCAAGGATCTCTGTGAAGCACCTCGTTTCAGACCAAGACCCGACCTTAAATATAGATGGAGGGCTCTCGCAGCTAGATGAGAATAAGATATTCCTGACAGATAGTTTTCTCAA
This genomic stretch from Xanthocytophaga agilis harbors:
- a CDS encoding caspase family protein, with the protein product MSQLADYFSKSKAYLVGVENYTESRLYTPANDIKKLAAALTKHEFLREDIVTRIDVNKTEFEALIEEMRRDVSTNERVLFYFAGHGVAHEGEQPKGFLLPVDAAGTVDSFIDMDWLMEQFSHLTCRHFLLILDCCFAGTVRWAAERYRGIGEEIVRKLYRQKFDRYVNDVSWQVITSCSANEKAIDRILRLGYRDNVEEHNSPFAEILISILEKSPYDKVIFPDGIITTIGLYHCLETQLNRYLEKHGVEHVQSPSYFQLKQHKKGQFIFVRPGALASLPDLSGDNPYRGLSAYSSSDAHLFFGRDRVIDILVTKLKNSSNRVIVVTGASGIGKSSLINAGLKPRVMNDFSCFVSTHPGRIKDNPDIREEILSAITGAGKIILFIDQFEEITQVCDASEQLVWTQLIQHIINEFPSAKFLIGVRIDLEVQIEDLLNEVFKKYDRYIVPPFQRDEIEAAIVQPASQYAIQIKSIENNDIADNKFISRIVDEAFQSQSSLPLLSYALEEWYIQSVANTGERLLPEQIYLDLGGVTGTLGKIMARFDTKLDSQSKEVLKNILIRMVSITDSVVSKKKAYDSDLDFVSDSKRKRAKELLEKLLDSRLISTNANVLRQTQERIYYEPAHDYVVTSWSHLVQWIAESKEKVETYKRLAEDVRSWDFSSKRKTNTLWKKGQHLSVIIDDLNTIRKPDLFHKILTNVFFAGVPSPKSFEDTFLTKKESLFLARSFQQIRTQRLAVSIITMVLLLSFGAVAFINYKTNLTAQAALLNSSIDGNSPSEKLLILKEAYSLDPNQAGVMNNIVKLLNLSPCFISPFAQDILYLSGSTARGIYRDNATGALLTTADSMLVYWDANLTKTEFKTEGIIQHAGFVGNTSWFYYYIFRGPLKIFDANKNLVLSENDAGFNSILRSRSVHYVDYSTSSSQFLIVTTENASAAEYNSIIISCLDIHGQIIKHDTLSIDTISSFNVYHNNETDELYFYDTEFLVIYNNKLGVASQHRLRPEENSPDGPVDLTKGPIANDFPVFHYARDGKAFFYKPFKDSVFLFSLTQKGPKQIGLSSDILDGAFIDSTKMMILIKKNSIEVLDENLDLLRRKEMRQNLVSVKESERRTLFLIEDVDGKGYLFDDNLAIQLLLEKDYNFSGATIDELTGMLLLTSREKSFYTFNLKNRNHLFSSECQSQIVPINKGNCFASWNDDYDLFQTFETNGLINSITLDSSILNVSAIPGKDSVIVATLKGIYLLNSKCNVLTHQDLLPKSIQQHILFLKNTSKFILYYDSTIQIFSHDLKKMCSLNFQSEISDIVSTHGDRFIVLLRNGTVESYNTDFIKQWTLSDKRLAVNFFGDQLIYSSSSVFKINTAGEYIAFDTLGTHWTSGTLLKNTSLPGGNFLFSGELNMYLYAPPYTGMFQSKPTYNIGLHERSGKLIFTYSFDRVVSPTFFYEDKILFQENNTYEAFSLYTPNGAIKAFHNISIRVGRE